In Thermomicrobiales bacterium, one genomic interval encodes:
- a CDS encoding efflux RND transporter permease subunit, which produces MSRVISWLSELSYRRAGYVIAIVLLLSSFGAVTLTRVDQELLPDIQFPLATVIIQSPGEQPEQLVQSTVGPIEAVTRNVEGVKSIESTSVSGLSVILYSFEFGTGLKEMEQRLGEAIDASPVGRTANTTILTFDPASLPVLTFDLQGDLSQAELLKIAQGQVIPSLTNLDGVAAVDVVGGAIDEVLITLDRAELLERGISYEQVSQLLQANNVILPSGQLQTGDTVLPLQTVALLTSIDQISAISIPTADGSTVRLDEIGTVELQSGTPVGYSRTDGQPSVSVRVTKDTNANTVTVANSVVSALDDLNGQLPDGASISIFENQADFITASIRSLVEEGVIGGILAIVVVFLFLRNWRTTLITAVSIPLSLVIAVIVLDQMGYSLNIMTLAGLTIAIGRVIDDSIVVLENVYRHMAEGEPPFAAVINGAREVTIAILGATATTCAVFLPLGLVGGLIGELFLPFAIAVVAALVASLLVAVTVVPMMSRFTLANKVKVEPEKRPGDTVLGRIYTPVLKWALRNRWKTLAITAALFIGSMALTPLLPVAFLPDSGENAITISVDARPGQTAESVLDEAIRVEGLLDQLGAIGYQTVITGASGDIGAIGNIITGNSPNSATIIADLPSDMDRQEAATDLRQMLAEQMPESDTISVSASSGDFGSGVSITLSAETPEGVAALPDFTAQVAETVAGVEDTANVSSNLSAVQPSVEIRVDQERAAAAGLAPAQISGSLASLSSVTTVTMATLDTGTHPVRLIVSGADANDVDALAELEIARGVKLGDVADLEVVDKQVTITRVNGKPAATVSADITSQNTGGVSAEVQQAVNKLSAPSGVEILVGGVAGDIDEGFTGMFIAILTSVALVYLIMALLFGSWLDPLVILFTLPLAAIGAIVALLVTGSAISLSALIGILMLVGIVVTNAIVLLEFVIMLRKERGYTLDDALVEGAQTRLRPILMTAFAAMLALIPLSLGLTEGLLIASDLGRVVIGGLFTSTLLTLLVIPVVYSLFDGLRERLRRRRGEGPAATERTAPRAELSGTGDAS; this is translated from the coding sequence GTGAGTCGAGTTATTTCCTGGCTGAGCGAGCTGTCGTATCGCCGCGCCGGGTATGTCATTGCCATCGTTCTCCTGCTGAGTAGCTTCGGCGCGGTCACGCTGACCCGCGTTGATCAGGAGCTGCTGCCCGATATCCAGTTCCCGCTGGCGACCGTCATCATCCAGAGTCCCGGTGAGCAACCCGAGCAGCTCGTCCAGAGCACGGTCGGGCCGATTGAGGCGGTGACGCGCAATGTCGAGGGCGTGAAGTCGATCGAATCTACTTCGGTCTCCGGCCTGAGCGTCATCCTGTATAGCTTCGAGTTCGGCACTGGCCTCAAAGAGATGGAGCAGCGGCTGGGCGAGGCGATCGACGCATCGCCGGTCGGTCGCACCGCCAACACGACGATCCTGACCTTCGATCCGGCTTCGCTGCCGGTGCTGACCTTTGACCTGCAGGGCGACCTGTCGCAGGCCGAGCTGCTCAAGATCGCGCAGGGGCAGGTCATCCCGTCGCTCACGAACCTCGACGGCGTGGCGGCTGTCGACGTCGTTGGCGGCGCGATTGACGAGGTGCTGATCACGCTCGATCGTGCTGAGCTGCTGGAACGCGGCATCAGCTACGAGCAGGTCAGCCAGCTTCTGCAAGCCAACAATGTCATCCTGCCGTCTGGTCAGCTGCAGACCGGCGATACGGTGCTGCCGTTGCAGACGGTGGCGCTGCTCACCAGCATCGACCAGATCAGCGCGATCAGCATTCCGACTGCCGACGGCTCGACCGTCCGGCTGGATGAGATCGGCACGGTCGAGCTGCAATCTGGCACGCCGGTCGGCTACAGCCGCACGGATGGTCAGCCGTCGGTGTCGGTGCGGGTGACGAAGGATACGAACGCCAACACGGTCACGGTAGCCAACTCGGTCGTCAGCGCGCTCGACGATCTGAACGGTCAGCTGCCGGACGGTGCGTCGATCTCGATCTTCGAGAATCAGGCTGACTTCATCACGGCTTCCATTCGCAGCCTGGTGGAAGAGGGTGTGATCGGCGGCATCCTGGCGATCGTCGTTGTCTTCCTGTTCCTGCGCAACTGGCGCACGACGCTGATTACCGCCGTCTCGATCCCGCTCTCGCTGGTGATAGCGGTGATCGTGCTCGACCAGATGGGCTACTCGCTCAACATCATGACGCTGGCTGGTCTGACCATCGCGATCGGTCGCGTGATCGACGATTCGATCGTCGTGCTGGAAAACGTCTACCGCCACATGGCCGAAGGTGAACCGCCGTTTGCGGCAGTCATCAACGGCGCACGCGAGGTGACGATTGCGATCCTCGGTGCGACGGCGACGACCTGCGCGGTGTTCCTGCCGCTCGGGCTGGTCGGCGGCCTGATCGGCGAGCTGTTCCTGCCGTTCGCAATCGCGGTCGTCGCGGCGCTCGTCGCGTCGCTGCTCGTGGCCGTGACGGTCGTGCCGATGATGTCGCGCTTCACGCTGGCCAACAAGGTGAAGGTCGAGCCGGAGAAGCGCCCCGGCGACACCGTGCTGGGCCGCATCTACACCCCTGTGCTGAAGTGGGCGTTGCGCAATCGCTGGAAGACACTGGCGATCACTGCCGCGCTGTTCATTGGCAGCATGGCGCTGACGCCGCTTCTGCCGGTCGCGTTTTTGCCGGATTCCGGCGAGAACGCCATCACGATCAGCGTTGATGCCCGGCCGGGCCAGACGGCTGAGTCGGTGCTGGATGAGGCAATCCGCGTCGAGGGTCTGCTCGATCAGCTTGGCGCGATTGGCTACCAGACCGTCATCACCGGCGCGTCGGGCGACATCGGCGCGATCGGCAACATCATCACCGGCAACTCGCCGAACAGCGCCACGATCATCGCCGATTTGCCGTCTGATATGGACCGCCAGGAGGCGGCCACCGATCTGCGCCAGATGCTCGCCGAGCAGATGCCCGAGTCCGACACGATCTCAGTTTCGGCATCGAGCGGCGACTTCGGTTCGGGCGTGAGCATCACGCTGTCGGCCGAGACGCCGGAGGGCGTTGCGGCGCTGCCGGACTTCACCGCCCAGGTAGCCGAAACTGTGGCCGGTGTTGAGGACACCGCCAACGTCAGCAGCAACCTCTCTGCCGTCCAACCGTCGGTTGAGATTCGGGTCGATCAGGAGCGCGCTGCCGCAGCCGGGCTTGCTCCGGCGCAGATCTCGGGTTCGCTCGCCAGTCTGTCGTCGGTCACAACCGTGACGATGGCGACGCTCGATACGGGCACGCATCCGGTGCGCCTGATCGTGTCCGGCGCGGATGCCAACGACGTTGATGCGCTCGCCGAGCTGGAAATCGCCCGTGGTGTGAAGCTTGGCGATGTCGCCGACCTGGAGGTCGTTGACAAGCAGGTGACGATCACGCGGGTGAACGGCAAGCCGGCAGCGACGGTCTCAGCCGACATCACCAGCCAGAACACTGGCGGCGTCTCTGCTGAGGTCCAGCAAGCGGTCAACAAGCTCTCCGCGCCGAGTGGCGTCGAGATCCTTGTCGGCGGTGTGGCCGGAGATATCGACGAAGGCTTCACCGGCATGTTCATCGCGATCCTGACATCGGTCGCGCTGGTCTATCTGATCATGGCCCTGCTCTTCGGCAGCTGGCTCGATCCGCTGGTCATCCTGTTCACCTTGCCGCTGGCGGCCATCGGCGCGATCGTCGCGCTGCTGGTCACTGGCTCGGCGATCAGCCTCAGCGCGCTGATTGGCATCCTGATGCTCGTCGGCATCGTCGTGACGAACGCGATCGTGCTGCTGGAGTTCGTCATCATGCTGCGCAAGGAGCGCGGCTACACGCTCGACGATGCGCTCGTCGAAGGTGCGCAGACGCGCCTGCGGCCGATCCTGATGACGGCCTTCGCAGCGATGCTGGCGCTCATCCCGCTCTCGCTCGGCCTGACCGAGGGCTTGTTGATCGCCAGCGATCTCGGGCGCGTCGTGATCGGCGGTCTCTTCACCTCGACGCTGCTGACCTTGCTGGTCATCCCCGTCGTCTACAGCCTGTTCGACGGGCTTCGTGAGCGGCTACGTCGCCGTCGTGGCGAGGGACCGGCGGCGACTGAGCGAACCGCGCCGCGTGCTGAGCTGAGTGGAACAGGAGACGCGTCATGA
- a CDS encoding M55 family metallopeptidase, whose translation MRVLVQADMEGASGVTDYRQVAAIWPEFWRSGRAAMAADAASVAQGLLDGGADEVFVYDGHWSGATNLDAAAMPEGVALLPEDDVFAQMRAGAFDAVFQVGRHARCGTNEGFIPHTQAAGLRLAIDGDPITESHLNAYRAGVPLLGITGDDRLATQLDGPLTGTPFLAVKRSTWRATTTPIWPNPDDARQAIRAFAADCMRRAAERTAPTLPTTFTLQASMAADRAAEVDGNAGLRRVSDGVLAIEARNWWDDAEPAMQVAMAAASRVLADAVAAVPATSEASLERVDPQVLQHARATFSEWVTTEE comes from the coding sequence GTGCGAGTGCTGGTGCAGGCAGACATGGAAGGTGCCTCCGGCGTCACCGACTACCGACAGGTCGCGGCGATCTGGCCAGAGTTCTGGCGCAGCGGGCGGGCCGCCATGGCGGCAGACGCGGCGTCCGTCGCCCAGGGTCTGCTCGACGGTGGTGCGGACGAAGTCTTCGTCTACGACGGCCACTGGAGCGGCGCGACCAATCTCGATGCCGCCGCGATGCCTGAGGGTGTCGCGCTGCTGCCGGAAGACGACGTGTTCGCCCAGATGCGGGCCGGCGCGTTCGATGCCGTCTTTCAGGTGGGTCGCCACGCGCGCTGCGGGACGAACGAGGGCTTCATCCCGCACACGCAGGCTGCCGGACTGCGGCTGGCGATTGATGGCGACCCGATTACCGAGAGCCATCTGAACGCCTATCGCGCCGGCGTGCCGCTCCTCGGCATCACCGGCGACGACCGTCTCGCAACGCAACTCGATGGACCATTGACCGGTACACCCTTTTTGGCCGTCAAGCGCAGCACCTGGCGCGCGACGACGACGCCGATCTGGCCGAACCCCGATGATGCCCGGCAGGCGATCCGAGCGTTCGCGGCGGACTGCATGCGGCGCGCGGCTGAGCGAACCGCGCCGACACTTCCGACGACGTTTACGCTGCAGGCGTCGATGGCGGCGGACCGTGCTGCAGAGGTCGACGGCAATGCCGGGCTGCGGCGTGTCAGCGATGGCGTGCTGGCAATCGAGGCACGCAACTGGTGGGACGACGCCGAGCCAGCCATGCAGGTTGCCATGGCTGCTGCGTCGCGTGTACTTGCCGATGCCGTTGCTGCCGTTCCCGCCACGTCCGAAGCCAGCCTGGAGCGCGTCGATCCTCAGGTACTCCAGCACGCTCGCGCGACATTCAGCGAGTGGGTGACGACGGAGGAGTGA
- a CDS encoding FRG domain-containing protein, producing the protein MHEIRVDSWDELVDTLYANSWEPGIERFRSDDVFRGVSNASFSTLNTTLMRLGGPYQQLEGHLLRNFRKYAHLEMIDRIPVDSTWHWLAVAQHHGLPTRLLDWTYSPFVAMHFATSALEHFNVDGLIWCVDYVAAQRLLPPPLRAVLSDEGANVFTAEMLQRAAKSLADFDALTDDNGPFVAFFEPPSLDNRIVNQFALFSMLSSPQLSLDRWLLDHPELLRRVIIPAELKWEIRDKLDQANITERVLFPGLDGLSAWLRRHYGPRRHLTRQHAEGLDGVQSTALPVPTEQ; encoded by the coding sequence ATGCACGAGATTCGGGTCGACAGCTGGGACGAACTGGTCGACACACTTTACGCGAACTCGTGGGAGCCTGGCATCGAGCGCTTCCGCTCCGACGATGTCTTCCGCGGCGTATCGAACGCGTCGTTCTCAACGCTCAATACGACCCTGATGCGTCTCGGCGGTCCCTATCAGCAGCTAGAGGGTCACCTCCTGCGCAACTTCCGCAAGTATGCTCATCTCGAAATGATCGACCGCATCCCGGTCGACTCCACCTGGCATTGGCTGGCGGTCGCGCAGCACCACGGACTACCCACCCGGCTGCTGGACTGGACCTACTCGCCGTTCGTCGCAATGCACTTCGCCACCTCGGCGCTGGAGCACTTCAATGTCGATGGCTTGATCTGGTGTGTGGATTATGTCGCGGCGCAGCGCCTGCTCCCACCGCCGCTGCGCGCGGTGCTGAGCGACGAGGGCGCAAACGTCTTCACCGCCGAGATGCTGCAACGCGCCGCGAAGTCGCTGGCCGACTTCGACGCGTTGACCGACGACAACGGACCGTTCGTCGCCTTCTTCGAGCCGCCATCGCTCGACAACCGCATCGTCAACCAGTTCGCGCTGTTCTCAATGCTCTCCAGCCCGCAGCTCAGCCTCGACCGCTGGCTCCTCGATCACCCTGAGCTCCTGCGCCGGGTCATCATTCCGGCCGAGCTGAAGTGGGAGATTCGCGACAAGCTCGATCAGGCCAACATCACCGAGCGCGTCCTCTTTCCGGGGCTTGACGGGCTCAGCGCCTGGCTCCGTCGGCACTACGGGCCGCGCCGTCATCTGACGCGGCAGCACGCAGAAGGTCTGGACGGCGTCCAGAGCACGGCGCTGCCGGTGCCGACGGAGCAGTAG
- a CDS encoding universal stress protein, with protein sequence MSERSRYLTHLLAVTGDERTDDLLIAWSATLAAALHLPLTLVRVVGEAGSPDAEPTVVAEDTLAILASDARLTRVDVRTRVLTGDPLEVVPEVGRSTPGSLLILVDPDRQVGEAGEPRRFLQELDALTTPFVVIPPGASAPSQINRIVVGNDRSALAEAVLRVARQIAHSLAVDVIEVEAIEPDTIDTAAFLAQEPQIAARSVRARGLASRVMIRTAQARDAALIVVGSHGIGRGASSLAGRTTEWLIAHADRPVVVVPEVGR encoded by the coding sequence ATGAGTGAGCGATCGCGGTACTTGACGCACCTGCTGGCGGTGACCGGCGATGAGCGGACAGATGATCTGCTCATCGCCTGGTCGGCGACGCTGGCTGCGGCGTTGCATCTGCCGCTGACGCTGGTGCGGGTTGTCGGTGAGGCGGGCTCGCCGGATGCGGAACCGACGGTCGTTGCGGAAGACACACTGGCGATTCTCGCGTCAGATGCACGATTGACACGAGTGGACGTCCGTACCCGCGTACTTACCGGTGATCCACTGGAGGTCGTGCCGGAGGTCGGACGCTCAACGCCCGGCTCGCTGCTGATTCTGGTCGATCCGGATCGGCAGGTGGGCGAGGCTGGTGAGCCGCGAAGGTTCCTGCAGGAGCTCGACGCGTTGACAACGCCGTTTGTTGTCATCCCGCCGGGGGCATCTGCGCCATCGCAGATCAATCGGATTGTTGTCGGGAATGATCGCTCGGCGCTGGCGGAGGCAGTGCTGCGTGTTGCGCGCCAGATCGCGCACTCACTGGCCGTTGACGTGATCGAGGTCGAGGCCATTGAGCCCGACACGATCGACACGGCTGCGTTTCTCGCGCAGGAGCCGCAGATCGCGGCGCGGAGTGTGCGAGCACGCGGACTCGCGAGCCGTGTGATGATACGGACCGCCCAGGCACGGGACGCAGCGCTGATCGTTGTTGGCTCGCACGGCATCGGTCGTGGCGCGTCATCACTCGCCGGCCGAACGACCGAATGGCTGATCGCACATGCCGATCGCCCGGTGGTCGTCGTGCCGGAAGTTGGCAGATAG
- a CDS encoding HPP family protein: protein MTRAPRVPPSQTAPDRREHAPGPIGGQLANILDGLLVRFRFASMVKRHDARWMLAIFSFINGCLSIAIMATAALVSGQPFIFPSLGPTAFLFFYAPLTPPASPRNAFIGHLIGAAAGYISLAAFGLLHEGPALTTGVTSGRVGAAALSLGLTSALMVLARAPHPPAGATTLIISLGILRDLDQIAILMVAVVLLTIQAIVINRLAGLPYPLWETPPEPKAVDDG from the coding sequence GTGACGCGCGCACCCCGCGTCCCGCCATCGCAAACAGCGCCGGATCGTCGTGAGCATGCGCCCGGGCCGATCGGCGGCCAGTTGGCCAACATCCTTGATGGCCTGCTGGTGCGCTTTCGCTTTGCCTCGATGGTCAAGCGCCACGATGCGCGCTGGATGCTGGCGATCTTCAGCTTCATCAACGGCTGCCTGTCGATCGCGATCATGGCGACGGCGGCGCTTGTCTCCGGTCAGCCGTTCATCTTCCCGTCGCTGGGCCCGACCGCGTTCCTGTTCTTCTACGCGCCGCTGACCCCGCCGGCCAGCCCACGCAACGCATTCATCGGCCACCTCATCGGCGCAGCCGCCGGGTACATCAGCCTGGCGGCGTTCGGCTTGCTGCACGAGGGACCGGCGTTGACGACCGGCGTAACCTCCGGGCGGGTCGGCGCGGCTGCGCTCTCGCTCGGCCTGACCAGCGCGCTCATGGTGCTGGCGCGCGCGCCGCACCCACCGGCCGGCGCGACGACGCTCATCATCTCGCTCGGCATCCTGCGCGATCTGGACCAGATCGCCATCCTGATGGTTGCCGTCGTCCTGCTAACCATCCAGGCCATCGTCATCAACCGGCTGGCCGGCCTGCCGTACCCACTCTGGGAGACGCCGCCCGAGCCGAAGGCGGTAGACGACGGGTAG
- a CDS encoding FAD-binding oxidoreductase encodes MNAQPVESTADVVVIGGGIVGVSAAYYLARQRANVVLLEKGSIGNEQSSRAWGFVRQQRRDPAELGLVIEANKIWRNLSAELEADIEWVQGGVLTVAANDEQYERHEHWLESVRDFGVETRMLSREEVSNLIPDMQGSWVGGMYTPSDGHAEPTKVSLALARAAEALGATIYTDCPAQRIELSAGRVSGVVTPRGTIKTPIVICAAGAWSTKIARTIGIDLPQVAVLSTAAETEPVREVTTTAVWSDGCAFRQRPNGRVYVAGGARGEIDLTLDSFRYARHFVPNYLKNRGVFRMRAGSRLLHDIGDATGLRKGDGLPEFAHAGDTEPKPDMKIAQTTVENFMALFPSLGHVRLRRVWAGWIDSTPDALPVLGEAGHVEGFVLATGFSGHGFAMGPIVGRLMSELVLDGQTSVEISQLSYDRFRDGRLGPAKSLF; translated from the coding sequence ATGAACGCTCAGCCAGTTGAATCGACCGCCGATGTTGTCGTGATCGGAGGAGGGATCGTCGGCGTCTCTGCTGCCTATTACCTCGCCAGGCAGAGGGCGAACGTCGTCCTGCTGGAGAAGGGCAGTATCGGCAACGAGCAATCGAGCCGCGCCTGGGGCTTTGTCCGCCAGCAGCGGCGCGACCCTGCCGAGCTCGGGCTGGTTATCGAGGCCAACAAGATCTGGCGCAATCTCTCAGCCGAGCTTGAGGCTGACATCGAGTGGGTCCAGGGCGGCGTGCTGACAGTCGCCGCCAATGACGAGCAGTACGAGCGCCACGAGCACTGGCTTGAGTCGGTGCGCGACTTCGGCGTTGAGACCCGCATGCTGTCCCGCGAGGAAGTGTCCAACCTCATTCCAGATATGCAGGGCTCCTGGGTCGGCGGTATGTATACGCCGAGCGACGGCCACGCCGAACCAACGAAGGTATCGCTGGCGCTGGCGCGCGCAGCTGAAGCGCTCGGGGCCACGATCTACACCGACTGTCCGGCGCAGCGCATCGAGCTTTCGGCCGGACGCGTGAGTGGCGTCGTGACGCCGCGCGGCACCATCAAGACGCCGATCGTCATCTGTGCCGCCGGTGCGTGGTCGACCAAGATCGCCCGCACAATCGGGATTGATCTGCCGCAGGTGGCGGTGCTCTCGACGGCTGCCGAGACGGAGCCAGTGCGCGAGGTGACCACGACCGCGGTCTGGTCCGATGGCTGCGCATTTCGGCAGCGCCCCAACGGGCGCGTTTACGTCGCCGGAGGCGCGCGCGGCGAGATCGACCTCACGCTCGACTCGTTCCGCTACGCGCGTCACTTCGTGCCGAACTACCTGAAGAACCGGGGCGTGTTCCGCATGCGGGCCGGGTCGCGTCTGCTGCACGACATCGGCGACGCAACCGGGCTGCGCAAGGGCGACGGGCTGCCCGAGTTCGCGCACGCAGGCGACACCGAGCCGAAGCCGGATATGAAGATCGCCCAGACCACTGTCGAGAACTTCATGGCGCTCTTCCCATCGCTCGGCCATGTCCGCCTGCGACGTGTCTGGGCCGGCTGGATCGATTCCACGCCGGACGCCCTGCCGGTGCTCGGCGAAGCGGGTCACGTCGAGGGCTTTGTGCTGGCGACCGGCTTCAGTGGCCACGGGTTCGCGATGGGGCCGATCGTCGGACGGCTGATGTCGGAACTCGTCCTCGATGGCCAGACCTCGGTCGAGATCAGCCAGCTCTCCTACGATCGCTTCCGTGATGGACGCCTCGGCCCGGCAAAGAGTCTCTTCTAG
- a CDS encoding MarR family transcriptional regulator yields the protein MARAHYAAEWSSLDLTMPQFRTLGLLSTGAYRMSEIASTMGISMQAATSLIDRLVDKQLVERHHDVSDRRVVLCRLTAAGQAEIDRLYAVGRSRMDELVNILNDDDLSVVVDAFEILAAAIERYACADAGESAGSATHIADTPTEEHPL from the coding sequence ATGGCGCGTGCGCATTATGCGGCGGAATGGTCGTCACTGGATCTGACCATGCCGCAGTTCCGCACGTTGGGGCTGCTCTCGACCGGGGCGTATCGCATGAGCGAGATCGCGTCGACGATGGGCATCAGCATGCAGGCGGCGACGAGCCTGATCGACCGGCTGGTCGACAAGCAGCTCGTTGAGCGGCATCACGATGTGTCCGACCGCCGCGTCGTCCTCTGCCGACTGACGGCAGCGGGGCAGGCTGAGATCGATCGGCTCTACGCCGTCGGACGCAGCCGGATGGATGAGCTGGTCAACATCCTGAACGACGACGATCTCTCCGTCGTCGTCGATGCCTTTGAGATCCTGGCTGCCGCCATCGAGCGTTACGCATGTGCCGACGCTGGTGAAAGTGCCGGAAGTGCCACACATATCGCCGATACACCAACGGAAGAGCACCCACTGTGA
- a CDS encoding cyclase family protein, which translates to MQTSSTHIVDLSHHLDTNIPMFPGLPAPESEEFVSREASRAHYAGDTTFLIQRFRLIGNSGTYMDTPFHRYADGDDLASLSLVHLVDLPGVVVDATTLVAAGRMHVDADDLADVPVEGRAVLIRTGWDAHWAGPDYLGANPHLTDAAGRLLVERGAVLVGIDSWNVDDTTDGHRPVHSRLLRAGIPIVENLCNINQLPTSGFRFHAAPLAIVGGSAMSVRAYAVVQDDAFVGGATSSPSGSLVPMARTNVS; encoded by the coding sequence ATGCAGACATCCAGTACGCACATCGTCGATCTGTCGCATCACCTCGATACAAACATCCCGATGTTTCCCGGCCTGCCTGCGCCGGAGAGCGAGGAGTTTGTCTCGCGTGAGGCGTCGCGGGCGCACTATGCTGGTGACACGACGTTCCTGATCCAGCGCTTCCGCCTCATCGGCAACAGCGGGACCTACATGGACACGCCGTTCCATCGCTATGCGGACGGCGACGATCTGGCGAGCCTGTCGTTGGTGCACCTTGTCGATCTGCCGGGTGTCGTGGTCGATGCCACTACACTGGTCGCCGCCGGTCGCATGCATGTCGATGCTGACGATCTGGCGGATGTGCCGGTCGAGGGGCGCGCGGTGCTGATTCGCACTGGTTGGGATGCGCACTGGGCTGGCCCGGACTATCTCGGTGCGAATCCGCACCTCACCGATGCGGCCGGACGACTGCTCGTCGAGCGCGGGGCTGTACTGGTTGGCATTGATAGCTGGAACGTTGACGACACGACGGATGGACACCGGCCCGTGCATTCGCGGCTGCTGCGGGCCGGTATCCCGATCGTCGAGAATCTGTGCAACATCAACCAGCTCCCAACCAGCGGCTTTCGGTTTCACGCCGCGCCGCTGGCGATTGTTGGGGGATCGGCCATGTCGGTGCGCGCCTACGCCGTCGTTCAGGACGACGCGTTCGTGGGCGGGGCGACCAGCAGCCCGTCCGGCTCGCTCGTGCCGATGGCGAGGACGAATGTTTCCTGA
- a CDS encoding MFS transporter, whose protein sequence is MESFSPTVADNESPFGEAHESRWKLISIVASVMLGMLLSSLDQTIVGTAMPRVIADLNGLEHYAWVFTAYMLASTVSVPIYGKLSDIYGRRPFYVLGMAIFLVGSALSGMAQTMPQLILFRGIQGLGAGAMMPIAMAIIGDVFPPSERGKWQGLLMSVFGLTTIVGPTLGGWLTDNWGWRWVFYVNMPVGAIAIIVAALALPRQVSKRAHTIDYYGAAALVAGAVPLLLGFSWAGTEYAWTSPQIIGLLAFAVIMLTAFVFIETRAAEPIISPHLFRNQIFTVSSLATFLTAAGMFGATLYLPLFIQGVLGKSATSSGAVLTPMMLGFIVSSIVAGQIMSRTGHYKMLALGGFIVGTIGMVLLAIMPADVTSSVVVRNMVILGLGIGVSMSLFTIIVQNAFPFRQLGEVTASLTFFRSIGGTIGAALFGTVMTNRFHAAFNASLAPEVRAVIPEDQLSQLGNPQVLLSEQTTTSLRQLFDSVGANGNDLFNQFMLTVRDSLSASIGDLFMVGAVAMAVALVSVLFLKEIPLRSSFSEDAVATTGEAVAGASPEMPSSLAGGQSTPINRDNDPLVQRPVPDARD, encoded by the coding sequence TTGGAATCATTCTCCCCCACAGTTGCAGATAACGAATCACCCTTTGGTGAAGCGCACGAGTCGCGCTGGAAGCTGATCTCGATCGTCGCGTCGGTGATGCTGGGCATGTTGCTCTCGTCACTCGACCAGACGATTGTCGGCACTGCGATGCCGCGAGTCATCGCTGACCTGAACGGCCTGGAGCACTACGCCTGGGTTTTCACGGCCTACATGCTGGCCTCGACGGTGAGCGTTCCGATCTACGGGAAGCTGTCCGACATCTACGGTCGCCGACCGTTCTACGTGCTTGGCATGGCGATCTTCCTGGTTGGCTCGGCGCTCTCCGGTATGGCGCAGACGATGCCGCAGCTCATCCTGTTCCGCGGTATCCAGGGCCTCGGTGCTGGCGCGATGATGCCGATTGCGATGGCGATCATCGGCGACGTCTTTCCTCCGTCAGAGCGCGGGAAGTGGCAGGGTCTGCTGATGTCCGTCTTCGGGCTGACGACGATCGTCGGTCCGACGCTTGGCGGCTGGCTGACCGACAACTGGGGCTGGCGCTGGGTGTTCTACGTCAACATGCCGGTTGGCGCGATCGCGATCATCGTCGCGGCGCTGGCGCTGCCGCGACAGGTCAGCAAGCGGGCGCACACGATCGACTACTACGGTGCGGCTGCGCTGGTGGCGGGCGCAGTGCCGCTGCTGCTCGGCTTCTCGTGGGCCGGCACCGAATACGCCTGGACGTCTCCGCAGATCATCGGCCTGCTGGCGTTCGCCGTCATCATGCTGACCGCGTTTGTCTTCATCGAGACACGGGCGGCGGAGCCGATCATCAGCCCGCATCTCTTCCGTAATCAGATCTTCACCGTCTCGTCGCTGGCCACATTCCTGACGGCGGCGGGTATGTTCGGCGCAACGCTGTATCTACCGCTCTTCATTCAGGGCGTGCTGGGCAAGAGTGCGACCAGCTCTGGCGCGGTCCTGACGCCGATGATGCTCGGCTTCATCGTCAGCAGCATCGTCGCCGGGCAGATCATGTCGCGCACCGGTCACTACAAGATGCTTGCGCTGGGTGGCTTCATCGTTGGTACGATCGGCATGGTGTTGCTGGCGATCATGCCGGCCGACGTCACCAGCAGTGTCGTCGTGCGCAACATGGTTATCCTCGGTCTCGGCATCGGTGTCTCGATGAGCCTGTTTACGATCATCGTGCAGAACGCGTTCCCATTCCGACAGCTCGGCGAAGTGACCGCCAGCCTGACGTTTTTCCGCTCGATTGGTGGGACGATCGGCGCGGCGCTGTTCGGCACGGTTATGACGAACCGCTTCCACGCCGCGTTCAACGCCAGCCTGGCGCCGGAGGTTCGGGCGGTCATTCCGGAAGATCAGCTCTCGCAGCTCGGCAATCCGCAGGTGCTGCTCTCGGAGCAGACGACCACGAGCCTGCGCCAGCTGTTTGACTCGGTCGGCGCGAACGGCAACGATCTGTTCAATCAGTTCATGCTGACGGTCCGCGACAGCCTGTCGGCGTCGATCGGCGACCTGTTCATGGTTGGCGCGGTCGCGATGGCGGTCGCGCTGGTATCCGTCCTCTTCCTGAAGGAGATCCCGTTGCGATCGAGCTTCAGCGAGGATGCGGTCGCGACGACCGGCGAAGCGGTGGCCGGTGCCTCCCCGGAGATGCCGTCGTCGCTGGCCGGTGGGCAAAGCACACCGATCAATCGTGACAACGACCCGTTGGTCCAACGGCCGGTGCCGGACGCTCGCGACTAA